In Lolium rigidum isolate FL_2022 chromosome 7, APGP_CSIRO_Lrig_0.1, whole genome shotgun sequence, the DNA window AATCAATGCCGGCTCATTTGGCACATACGCGGTTACACATGGGGGTGTTGTCGTTCCTTTCCGGAGGACGTCAGGTATACTCCTTCCCTACTCCCCTCCACGTacctggggaaaccctaggaccagtcTAGgcatcatcatcgccgtcgtcgctttccttcttaaaggtgttgcttggtatgtaGCGCCTCAGTGTGCTAGAAGCGTGGTAGGACTTCTCCGGAGGACGCAACAGTTGCGGTCGTCTTCGTTTTCGTTTTCGTCGATATGCCGGTGTCggtgtttttttttcttcgtcTTTTCTTTTGGGTTTGGTTATGCTGCGATCAGCATGTTCGTTATATTGTAtgattgctatattaatatagccaaCAAAAGCATGTTTCGACGAAAATGCTGCAACGACCGCCATATGAGAGACGTGCTTGCAATCTCCACCAACTTTGCCGTATCCGAAACCAAAAGAGAGACAGAAAAAAGAGTTATGGGTAGGAGAACACGATCTAGAAGATCGACCAGAATCCATCTGAATCTAACCAATTTTTTTAGCTCATAGAGGCGTGTCCCCCCGCTAGCCTCTGTACATTGTTGCTATGCATTTGCAAGTTGCAACTGACAGGTATAGGCAGCACACATGTGCCATTGGATATATGGGCCCATGAAGAACAGCAATCGGGACCAGACCGGAAAATTGTCGTTCAGCTCCGGCGCAAGCTGTTGAACGAAATTAAGTTCTCAAGGAATTGTGCCAGGCAATGTGACCCGGCAGCCATGCCGTCTTGTCAAGTTGTTTGTCATCTTGATCCTGTGCTGTCCTGGTACTGCTAACTGCTAAGGTGAAAGTCACGTCCCGCTCTTGCTAGTGGCCAGTTGTATAAGAGCAACTGTGGCAGATCTCAATATCCACCGGATCCGGATAATAACTGTTAGTTTTCGGTTTTTGTCAAAATAAATGATCCGATTATATCCTAATAAAAAGGCTGACCTAGATATTTTTATAGGAGGTGCCTGGAATTCAACTCTGAAACAGGTTCGTAGGTTTGTGTTTCACACACCACTAATAGACACACGTGATAATTGGCGGAACGGAAATTTCAGTTCTGCGCATCTAGCTCCTCCACCGATCTCCCGCCTCCATCGATTCCAGCACCGCTGTGCCGCGTAGTCGTCGTCGTGGAGGCCCCTGGACATCCACCTGCCCGATCCTAGCAATCGTAGGCTCAATCGTTCCGTCCCCGCCCGTTCGCTGCTTCCGCTGTCGCCGTCCTAGGGGAGCTCCCAAGGATTCCACTTCTAGGGCGaagcggaagtagagggcaaccaCATCATCCAAGGAGGCGGTAGTGTTGCGGCTGCGAGCTCCGGGGCAGCTCCCGCGTCAACGGTGGGTGCCACGAATGGTGCGACCGAGGCGACTTCAGGTGGGCAACGAAATGTATGCCCACCGGCCCACCGAATTAGAAGAAGGTGCAACCGTGTGGATTGGCGCCTCCTCGACCTCCAACGCCGCGGATGGCTACGGGTGCCGGTATGAACGACTGCGTCACCGACATGTTCGTCCCAACTTCCGGTATGTAAAATTTCTCTCATTTCATCTAAATTGTGGCATATTGGTTACATTTCTTATTTCTTCGGTAATTTAATTATGTAGCTATGAGTTGCATGGCCGGTGGTACGTACTGATGAAGATAGTGCTATGGCCGATGCGACAGTTGAAGATGGTGGCCCAGATGAATTTGATCATCACATTGTTATTTGACCGTCGGCTAGTTATTTGATACTTTTTCTATTGCATATGTTTGATTCGATCATTGGAAACATGTTTGGCTGTGAGATTATTGTTGCATTAATTATGTTGTAAAATATATGCAAACTTCAAACTGTTTTTCTTCTGCTATTTGTTTGAACTATATGCCACAAACCCTAAAATTTAGGATACGGGCGCGCGGCCGAACAGATCCCGGAATCTGCTAGCTTGCTCGAAGGCGGATTCTCCCCGACACGCGTCGTCGCCGTTGTTGGTGCGGGATGGGTCGGCCATGTCGTTAAAAACCAACGGAGAAACCGAGGCGGGTCGAACTGAACTGCTCGCAGTTCAAAACCGAACACAAGAAACTGCTCGCAGTTCAAAACCGAACGCAAGAAACTGCTAGCTGTCTCGCCAAGTAGCTGCCGCCCGcctttctctccctctctctctccacaTCTGGCTTACACATATGCTGAGGTCGGTGTCAGGGTCGACCTCCTCGAGGGGCATCGCCGCCGTGGTCGGCGTCGGCCCCAGGCTCGGCTCGGCGGTGGCTCGCAAGTTCGCCTCCGAGGGCTACACTGTTGCCATCCTCTCCCGCGACCTCGGTATGTGTGTGACATACCCTCTCTGCTCTCGTCGACGACGTTCTCAGTCGTCCATTCTTTATCCCGCCGCTCGTTCTTGCGTGACGGCGACCGATAGATAGATATATGATCTTGTCCTTGTCCTTGCGCGCTGGCCGGCAGATAAGCTGTCGCAGCTGGCGGAGGAGATAGCGCAGGAGGCCAAGGCGCAGGTGTTCGCGCTCCGCGTGGACTGCGCCGACGCGCGCTCCGTGCGCGAGGCCTTCGAGGGCGTGCTCTCCCTCGGCCCCGTCGAGGTGCTCGTCTACAACGCATGCGAGCCgccgggcgacgacggcgacggcgatgccGTGGCCCGCCCCGTGCCCTTCCTCTCCATTTCCACGGACGCCTTCCACCGCTCTATCGCTGTCTCCGCCGCCGGGGCCTTCCATTGCGCGCAGCAAGTGCGTACCTACCTCCTCAATTCTTCCACCTGAGCTAGCTTCGGGTTGACATCGGTCTCTGCATGCCACTGCTCACAGGTCATCCCGGGAATGGTGGAACGGGGCAGGGGCACCATCATCTTCACTGGCTCCTCGGCGTCCGTCAACGGATTCGCCGGTTACGCTGATCTAAGTAAGTCAAACAAGTTCAGATTTGAACATATCCGTTTATGAACATCTTGAAAGCTGATGGCCCATGTTCGCACGCCTAAAACGGCATGCAGGCTGCGGCAAGTTTGCTCTGAGGGGCCTGTCTCAGTCTCTCGCCAAGGAATTCCGGCCGGCCGGCGTCCACATTGCGCACATGATCATCGACGGTGCCATCGGTGACCGGAGGTTAGCGAAAacccatcacatcattcatgaATTCCTCTTCCCTCCAAGATTGGGACTTTGCTTACCCTAATGATGAGTCTAGGTACGTTCTGCGGTCAAGTACTCGTACGTCATTTTGCCCTATTAACCAAAGATGACACAGTAGGTCACACATATATATTCCTTATTCCTTGTGCAAAGTCTAGAATTCCTTCCTGGCATATTGCCAAGTGGGTTTGGAATATTGTCCCTACTAGGTGTAGTGAGCTATATGACGAGAACAAAGATGTGCTTCTACCACCAAGTTTTGGGAGCTGATCTGATCCCAATTCTCATCACTTCCtccctagctagctagctcggGAAATGGTCCTCTGTATCATGTCCCCACCTGTAGTCTGTCGATCCGATGTATCCATATGAAATAGACCATTTTGGGGAAGACAACAAAAGGCAGTAGATGCTAGAATCCGGACGGCATGGATATATGTACATACGGCTTCTCTATTTGCCACGCTACAGACATTTGAGCTCTCTTTTGGGCTCCTCTGTACGAGATATTTGTCGGGCTGTCGCTATAGTACAGCTAGCTAATTATAATTCTAAAAGGATAGGAGAAATGTTatgttatactccctccatttcataagtttagccaaaagcagccaaaaaCATTCTCTAAGTTTGATTAATTTTATAGAAAAAATGTGAATACCTGCGATACTATATAAATATTAGTAGATTCACCATAAAACATATTTTTATATATTACCCCTATTcataaaaggatgtcgcaagtgtgtctaaatttagatatatcgatACTCTTTAGTGCATATATACATGCGAAATTAGATAAATctccgacatccttttatggacggagggagggcATAATATTTATTTCATGTTTAAGATGTCTATATTTTTTGGTTTATATTTAGTTAAACTTTGTACCGTTGACTTTTAATTAAATTTATAAGGCATCGGAACCAGAGGTACTACAACTCACACCAAATACTTCAAAAAACTACTCCCTATATTCAAATTGAAGCTTTATCACTTTTGTAAGTTTGATCAAAGTCTATGGAAAGTTATGCGTATAACTATATCAGATATATTTGGTACAAATGCATATTTTATGATGAATCCAGTGAAGCTAATTAACTTGGTGTTATACGTGttgattattattattatgtaATTTAGTCAAACTTAAATTAGGGCCAAACTACAATGCCATTTAATCAGAATGCTAAGAGTATATGCTGTCATTTTGTATTGAACTGTGTACGTACATTTCTAGTAGCAGTTACTACCTTCATTCCAAAAAGAAAAAAGGCCTACTATTTAGTCAAATATACTAAGTTTTGATTGAACTGTGTACGTGCTTTTCTACTAGCATCAATATATAATGGTGATTTTTTTTGGGTTGGAGGAGGGAGAATAGAGAAACTGAAAGCTGACATAGAGCTAAGAGATAATCTCTTGAAAAATATAAGAGAAGACgattttctccattgtaccatATGGCTTCCCTTAGTAACATAAATTTTTAATAAAATTTAATTAATTCTCATTTTTATAAAGAATGATAATAAAAATAATACATTgtaattattattattttaaaaataggCAGAATCACTACTCATGTCTTGGCCGTGTCCAAATACCTCTAGTCGTTTTATGCTAATCATTCAGCCCGACTAATCGATCTGACAACCCGATCACTTGGTATATTGCTGATTAACTACACACTCGGGTCAAAAAAGTTGCACAACTTTAGATGCAGATCTCCCTAGGTTTGCGAAGCTACAGCTCGATTCCCGCCATCGCTGGCTAGCGTAACTTTCAAAAATCTTAGATTTCTCAAATCTTGGTGAGCCTCGCTGGCTCGCCAGCTGGAGAGGAGGCCACAGCAGATGGACCTGCACTCCTACTGTAACACATACTCCACTTTTTATATTGCGGCACCACGTGTATGTAGATCCCTGATTCTTTGAAGAGAAAGCACGCCATCTTTCCGCCTTTTGGCATCCTCCAACTTGATCGGAGGCTTTACCACCTGGCTCACCCTCTACCCGGCACGTTACATAGAACCCCTCGAATCCATGCTTGGAGCTCCCTCGTTTCCCCTCAACTCGACACGCGCGCACCGAGCAGCGCGGCGAGACCGACCCGCTTCCCGGCTGCACGCCGCGTGCCCGCTGCTTTTGGGCAAAGGGCGG includes these proteins:
- the LOC124677632 gene encoding uncharacterized oxidoreductase YoxD-like; the encoded protein is MLRSVSGSTSSRGIAAVVGVGPRLGSAVARKFASEGYTVAILSRDLDKLSQLAEEIAQEAKAQVFALRVDCADARSVREAFEGVLSLGPVEVLVYNACEPPGDDGDGDAVARPVPFLSISTDAFHRSIAVSAAGAFHCAQQVIPGMVERGRGTIIFTGSSASVNGFAGYADLSCGKFALRGLSQSLAKEFRPAGVHIAHMIIDGAIGDRRSQRGKAGADAAGADPDAVAQSYWHVHAQDKSAWTQEMDVRSPSFM